Within the Epinephelus lanceolatus isolate andai-2023 chromosome 22, ASM4190304v1, whole genome shotgun sequence genome, the region ATTAGTACCATGTGTGCTTTTCCtcctgtgacaagtcaaaatgtctgctgtgaaaaagtccttCTGTGCATGCTGTcttactgtcacactgtcatgtcttactgggacacttgaatacAACAGAGCCATCGTTAGTGTAATTAGTagcacctgtgcttttcctacaatgacaagtcaaaatgtctgctgtgaaaaagttttTCTACTGCAAATATTCTGCCTAAGACACAACCCTTAAAGAGACAAATTTTGGCAATAATTTCCATATTTTGTATGTGAAAAAAAGCCCATATGCAGTcatcagatttattttttagcCCTCAACCTGTCTTAATTTTCTCCGTTAGCCGGTTTTTCCCCGCTGGTCGAAGGATTTTCAAACTGCTGACCTTCCTGTAACAAAGTCAGCTTTTTGACTGTCAGGCAGCTTCCGCCTCACTGAGTGAATAAaggggaaaacacacacacagacacacacacacacacacacacacacacaggggagaaATGTAGCTGAGATGAGGCATAGCGTGATGTGGGGTACTACTagccgaacacacacacacatccagaggGCACAGGGGATGACAGGGACTTCCCAAACAAGTGTTAAGTTCTGGTGTGTCATACAGTTTTATCATAATCACATGTGTAGTAGTTTCTGAACTGACTGCACATAATCTCACATGCAGTGTGTCATTGTGTCTTTTGTTAGCACTGAACATCTGGACCGTTGCACACTTGCTGTGCGTCttattgttcagtgtttggtgtCATGTTGTTTGGTCATGTCCCTTTTTGTCCCGGTGGAGGAAGagatcattgttagctgttgctTCCTCAGTGGGAGAGATGATGCACCTGTTACCTATTTTGGACTAGGTGATATTTTTAACCTGTTAGGGGACCACAGCTCACTTCCCTTTAAATGCTTACACTATGATTATTTTGTGGATACCTGGTTTTGGGTTGCAGTTCTAGTTGCGACAAGGGCTGTCACGCTGTACTTTTACTCACTTTACCAAAGCAGTGGTGACTAATTCTGTAACTGTGGTCCACTGCTGTTGATTGACTGTAGAGGAAAAAATGGTGTGTGCGACCGGTCTGAGTCAGACTGCCTTAGATTTATCACGACATGCCTCCTACATTAGTAGGAGCAGAGTAGAAGTAAGAGAAAGACCTAGAAATATTAATTTGACTCACATCTTCTGTTAACATTCTCcactttttttcatcagtttttGATTATTGGTCGCAAACTCTGCAATTTGCTTTTCCCCATTGCTGTGTGAACAAACCACATGCAAATTGTTTTTCTCTCCCCAGACAGATGTGAACAGGACAAATCCCCTTCCAAACTTCAGAAATTGCTGTCTAGCATGAAATACTTGTTTACTAAGCTCTAGAGGAAACAAAATGTGTGCTGCTCATAAAAAACGACACCAAAAtgaacaagcaaacaaacatataaactcaaagaaagaaaatcagagTGAAATATCTTACATACAGATATTAATACTTAAAATGTTGTAGTAATGTAATGTCttattctttcattttcattgttaatataaaaatgttgattaGAACAGCTTTACATGttctcctcttctcctttcCCGCTCACCAGAAATGGAAGAAGAACTGGTTTGTCCTCTACCCAGCCAGCCAAAATGGCATCGCCCGCCTTGAGTTCTACGACTCACCCTCGGGCGGAGGGGGTGGCGCCGGCGGAGGCTCGGGAAGCGGGTCCAATGAGAAAACCAGGAAACTTGACAAGAAGATCATCCGCTTGTCTGAGTGCATTTCCATCCTGCCGGCACTGACGGAGAGCTGTCCCAAAGAAAACATGGCAGCTTTCTGCGTAGAGACCAACGACAAGACGCACGTGTTCGCTGCAGAAAAGAGTGCCGCCAAGGATTGGATGGACACCATGTGTGACATTGCATTTCAGGTATCCTTGCACTTTTTCTCTCCTTGTGAGTTTTTAAGGTGCAAGCTCATtttatgtttgtatttctgaatatgtttttatctaactacaaaatgtttttgctcTCCCccatctctgctctctgttcAGCCAGAATCTGAACAAAacaatttaaacaaataaaaaaaactgcttaGTTTGTTGGAAAAAAGCTGCTGTTTTAAATTGTGCCTTTAGCTGGGAATCCAGCTTCATTCTTTTTGTTTACGTGTCTTCCAAAATTTCCCACATGCCCCCAGAGTGTCTATACAGGCCACAGCTTCTATTgtgtgcactcacacacacatacacacacatgaacataacACATATTTGCAGAGGAAGCCAGAGGGAGTTTCCAGGAGGACGACTTCATCCGCTTCGTTCTCTGTTGCTTTTTCTctttcccttctctctctctttgcctACTCTGTCCTTCCAGTGTACTGGAACATTTTCTAGGTTTCCCCCCTTTTTGTTTATACACACCACGTCCCAAAAAGCTGATTAACATAGTATGAATTCTTAGTTGGCGCCTTTTTCAGCTGGTTGATgatcagtgtctctgtgtttgcagGGAGGAGGCGGCAGCAGCAACTGCACTGCTGCAGACTCAAATGGAGGAGGCCAGGACCTGCAGATGTCTGAAAACCTCATCTACTACTCCAGAGAGGAGGGTAAGGACACTAAACAGTCTGGTCTTACATAAGATcttaattaaaatatttcaacacAGAGGATCATTTAAAATGGAGAATTTAAGTAAACCTAACACCTCTCCTATCTTCTCTTTACAGTTAACGAATTCTGGGTGAGTGTTCAGCGTACCGAGGCGTCAGAGCGCTGCGGGCTGGTGGGCAGCTACTGGCTGAAAGCGGAAAACGATGTCCTAATCTTGAAGGAGCCAAAGACCAAGAGGAATGTACTCGTGTGGCCATACAAGCTGCTGAGGAGATACGGACGAGACCGGGTGGGTTTGCTTTAAAAGATCTGACACACCTGGCGAGCACAGGCAGAGGAAGTTTGGTGGGTTAATGTTCAGCTGCGAATGTAACGATTGATCATTAGGAGGTGCAAATGACACTTTTAGCAGCAGCGCGTGTTCATGTGGTCACAAAGGATATCTAGCTTTAgagtctgtggttgtttttgcgTCACTTGAATGTTTCAGAGCTTGAGAGCAGGGTTTAAAAATGGCTCTTGACCTTTAAAGTGCTTTTCTGGTTTGTCTACatgttgtgtgcatgtgttgagACTGATACTAATGTTGATGATGTGCATGTACAAGATTTGACTACATTCATCTGAATATGTAGGTCTTAGCAGGGGAAGAAAGCTTGTGTATGAAACAGAATTAAACAGTATGTGAAAGCAGCGGAGTAATACAATAGATATGCTGAGAAAAGTGAACATTCAGTGGAAAAAGGAAGCAAGTACTTTTTTAGTGCCAAGAAAATGATAAATGAGTGATGACTGGAAAAGAGTGCTGGGACTTCTGTGACAAGCTTCCATTACTTCAGTTCCATTTTGGCATTTATTCATACCCTTCTGTATGTTTTAAGTCACACACACTTGACTCCCACtttcacacataaacacattcaaacattttttccttttctttctctagGTGATGTTTTCATTCGAGGCAGGCCGCCGCTGTGACTCCGGCCCCGGTAACTTCACTTTCGAGACCAAGCAAGGCAACGAGATCTTCACGCTGGTGGACCAGGCCATCCAGTCGCAGAAGGTACTGGCTGAGGAGCGCCACCTCAGCTGCCCCAGCAACTTTGACCCGGACTGCCCTGCGTCACTGCAGCACATACGCAACGCTGTTCCAAGTGGCATAACAGCAGGAAGCGGCGatagcagcagctgcagcagtcgggAGGCAGATGGTGATTCAGGTGGCAGCAAACCGGGCTCTGCTGACGGTGTGCTCGGGAAGAGAGAGggtggagatggaggaggaggaagggggcaAGGAACTGCAGGAGGACTCAAGGGGAGGAGTTTACCAGAGCCACCAGCCATGTTGGAGGTTTTAGGAGGTGGGGTGGCCCCTCCAAAGTTTCCCAGGGGGCAGGCGGCAGCAAAAGGTCTTCCGTCAGCTGATGAACATGCAGGTCTTTACTCTGAACCAGCAGATTCAGTCCGCCTGCCTCTGCACAGCGCTGACAGCCTCTACTCTGATCCAGTGGACAGCATCAAAGGTCAAAGCCAAACCGGCAACCCATCCACCCCTCCGGTGCCCAACCCACGCCTCCGACCAGTAGGAGACGAGACTTTGGGAAGTGGCATCCAAGGAGATCATCACCTTGGAGGCAGCAACCACAGGAAGCCACCGGACCTGTACTCACACGTGTACGACCGGATCAGCCTGGAGCTGAGCCATAAAACGAGCGCGCTGAGTCTAAACGGGGCTacagggggaggaagaggggcGAACAGTAACAGGCGACCCCCAGGAGGTCAAGCAGAAGGAGCTTTATCGCCTCCTGCTCCTCATCTGGAGCACATATACGATGAACCAGAGGGTTGCGCCAAAGGAGGTGCTAGCACGACCACTAGCTCGGGGATGAGTATTTATGATGAGGCCCGTTTGGAGCCCCACAGCCAGCGGAGACAGGAAGAGGTGGTGGCTCCATCAGGAGTGGAGGGAAATTACAGCACCCCTTCTCACGGAAAGCCGTTGGACACCCACAGACACTCTCCTCCGCAGCTGGGCCCGAGCCGTGGCACGCTGCAACCCCCGGCTCCGAGGTGGCCCAAACCTGTCACTGCGCCCAAACCGGCCAGGAGCGCTTTTGGTCGCAAGGAGCCGGTGCCGCTGCCGCCTGGCAAACACGGAGGTCCtaatgtaaacaacaacaacaatatttgGCGAGAAGGAGGAGATAAGGGGAGGGAGCTGTACAGCAGAGTGTCTAAGCAGAAACCTTCATCTGCTAATTCGTGGTACAACCAGCACCACCAGGCGCCGCTGAGATCACCTGATATCATCTATGACAACTTGGGCGATATTTAACATCCTTTTgtgacaggaaatgaaatgtttatcCCCCTTTGTGAAAAGAGCAGAGTGCAGTTTTTGTAGGGACCAAGCGCATTTCTTCTATCTGGGGACTGGCATGATTATTTGAGACAGTCGATTCATTCGGAGTAGATTAGCTCACAACTATGAGAAAACCACATTACGGCTGCGTTTTGAAACATGGAGTGCAACTATTGTAGGGccaccctctgtgtgtgtgtttgagaaagagagagtgagtgttTGCATGGTCAAACCCATAACTGGAGTACCAAGCCACAGTGTGGTTGGAACCAGCCACTtcacttgaacacacacacacacaaaaaccgTTTGGATTTGCCAAAAGGAGCCCGGCCTACAGGCTTCACTTTAACAAGCTGAGAGAGCGGCTTGGCTAGTCTTTTATAAAATGTCTGCCGTGCTTATGAAGTGACTGGGAAACATGTTTTTGCACTGCTAAGGTTCAGAGTATCTTTGAGGCTAGGACTGTACCAAAAGGAGCTGATCTTTTTTTGTTCGTGTTTTCTGGACTGACGTTTCATCTAAAATCCCGATAAAATGGGGAGACTTACAACATTTTCAGCCCAGGACACTAATATGCGATGTTGCATCTTAGGATCCACTAAATGGAAATGCATTGTTGCTACTGTTTTGGAGGCCACATGAAAAGTGGGACTTAAAGACTGGGTCTTGGGAACAGACATAAATGGGTCATAAAGAGGTGAATTACAGAAGAGATTTCCTGCACAAGATAATTATTATTGAAtcctttatgtttctttgtacAGACAAACTAAATATGAAACTAATCAATCCCTTGCAATGTGtcagtatgtgtatgtatgtttcaGAAACAGCTGTGCTGTCTGTAAATATAACTATTAATAAAAATGgcttcaaaaatgtaaaatatttctcCATAGTGGATCTGTAAACAAGAGAGTTCCTCGTATTGCTACATCACCCTCAGTGTTTGTCCCATCAGGAGCCAATCAGACAGTTTTTAGTGTTTGAAAGACTTTCTGTTCTGGACTGAACGGGACAGTAAAACAGTCTGACCTCATCCTCCACTTCCCTCCCTCTGCCAcgctctgtttttgttgtttcagtCGGTTTCCAACCACTTAATCACACCGTTAAAAGTTGAGcctcgaaaaaaaaaaaaaaaaaaaagaagcaaagactttctttctttcttccttcctttctgCCTCTCTGCATTAATTCTGTTGTTCGGTTGCTCTGGCAACAGTTAATGGCGGCTGGTTTGTGTCGGACACGCTGTGCATTTCAACTGCAGAGAGATACCGTGAGAGGAGGGCAGGAATACAAGatggaaagggggggggggatgggAAGAtaggaggaaaaggaaaatgCTAATTGACATGTTAAAGAATGCTGCAGAGAACGGTATTTATCCTGAGCTGAGGATGACGAAAGAGCGAGGAGAAAAAGACTTGGAGAAAGGAGATGAAAAAGATGCTGACAAGATGAATGCTGGCCGGATGAACCTGTCTGTGTCTGGTTGGCTTGCATAACAGGTACAGACTGTTCCCGTCACCGCCGCTGCTGCTCTTTATCCCCATCATTCCTCTTTATCcccctgtttttttccttctttattTACCCACCTGCTGCTGGAGGACATTCTGGACAGGAAAGTCCTCCAAAAGTAACTTGATTACACATTGAGGGTAAATTTCCTAacttgtccccccccccccctttcagACAGAGTGggggaagaaaaacagaaagggaaagagggacgacaaacttctgtctttcTCATTAAACTCTGGGTGAACTCATTGGAAAAACGAAGCAgggtacacacagcacacagtaCATGGTAGTTTTCATGCTGTCAGCATTTGCTTCTTCTATATGGCTCAACACTTCCTCAATGGAATATCCAAAACAAGCTGTTTACACATTAACAGTAGGTGTGTTGACCAATTTAAGGTCATAAAGTGAGCGGCAAACAGTAGAGTGTTTGTAAAGGAGAGTGAAATCTTGATTCTGACTGCTTTTTCAATTGCTGTCATTGTGCTCCGTCTAAAATGACTTTAGTGGTTTCTTAGAAAGCATAATTTAACCTTATAATTTGTAATTGTATTCATGGAAACCATACCagggattttttgttgtttttaccaCTTATTGTAAATAAGTAGATGAGATGTGCACCATATAGTTAAAAACTCAAATTAGCCGGTTAGCCTAGCATAAAGCATGGAAACgggaaaacagctagcctggctgtCACCTGGAGACTTGTGACCGTATGGTTGCCAAGCAACCAGCGGtgactccaggaagtcactgcacCCTGTCAAGAAATAGTCCCGCACATAATCAACCAGTCAAATTTCTTGACCTTCAGacagagctaggctagctgtttccccttctccagtctttatgctaagctaagctaagctaagctaacctttGCTAGATGTATCTTCACGGAGGTGGTGACAATCTTCTCATCCAACTTTTAGCTAGAAAGCACAGAAACattctcaaaatgtcaaactattcctttaaagggtACTCGAGTGATTTAACATGGCACGCCCATGAAGTTGGAGGATTCCAGACAAGGTCACCCATCGATTTGTAGACTACTGCTTTGAAGCaatgagtttggcattttgcccgtcgccatcttgtttttttggagccagaagtgaccatatttggacaagagggtggagctatgtACAGTGTTTCCACTACATTCATTTTGCAGCGGTGACACACCGCTGCTAAATTATTGCcgccactgctgcaccttcaaaacatttattttgcaaatgcaccaccactctgagacatctgtgcacttgcacagcgcagcagccagtgtagtgaggagagcagcggtgaggggaggggggaggggggagtgggggaaggctcctatttagggatgcaccgaatatattcggccgaatattgcaaaaataccacacattcagtattcggtggaataagtgaaaagcaaggccgaataatagccaTGTGTTTTGATAaagcaatcaaacagcgtgcggtgacagagtacagtgtgtgagtacagatttcaaccagcagcagaaactaaacggtcacagacacggacaggaatacgtattcctgtcaaatacagtgGTGCATGGtaatggcttaccggcgacggagaagtccggctccaggtgaataacttgttgtcatgactgcccaaaagtacctgaaaagctgagccatggcggcacacagtatgtggcgtatcaaaagagaaacgagcctttcacatttctctctttctggcagtaacggcccacaaacctcaccgcactttagggactgttcgttacttacgAAGGGAccgtcaggggaggagggtggctggttgatttttatttcatttatttattttattttgatcccccctatgttaatcacttattggtGCTgcttttgaagtatgaataagtcaataagtaatttattccactgaaatatcattgatgtattatagaaaagtgatttatcttttaataaatgacaaaaggtacatctgcctcattttcgctgtggtatcctgatactactcagaaccgtgatactttcactggtatcataccgtgggtcccaattgaGGGATGTCTCTCACTCCCCCTGAACTGGAAGTAGTTCACATCTTGTTTCGGTGTTACAAAAAGCTCTTCTGTGTGTTCTGTCACCTCAGCACCTTCCTTCCCTcacatttctctcctcatttgCTTTGACCTTTCACGCATCTGCAGAACAGCTCAACTTAACTGCCTGATTGCTGATCAATGTATGTGTGAGAAACAGCTAGAAGCGAGTGGGAAATCTACAAACGGGCCTTCCGCTGTCAAGTTAGTTCAGTTCACAGGACGTCAGGGTGGGactgtgtgtctgcgtgtgctCCACCACTGCTGCCATATCACCATGTGTGCATTCCTGTGTgattatgtgtgcatgtgtctgtgctcGAGGTTGGTAGCCTCATAGTGAAAGCATATCAGTGACCTCACTTCACAGTTTCACATCTACTTCTGTGAGCTTTCTCAGTTTTTTGGAGAAATGTCAAGTTTGATGTTTTGCTGCGGACacagcacacagaaacactgaattaCAAAAGTGAGGATTTATTGATGAATGTTAAAATAAGTGCCACGTTGATACAAATAGACACACC harbors:
- the dok1b gene encoding docking protein 1b; translation: MDTHVKEGQLYVQHQKFGKKWKKNWFVLYPASQNGIARLEFYDSPSGGGGGAGGGSGSGSNEKTRKLDKKIIRLSECISILPALTESCPKENMAAFCVETNDKTHVFAAEKSAAKDWMDTMCDIAFQGGGGSSNCTAADSNGGGQDLQMSENLIYYSREEVNEFWVSVQRTEASERCGLVGSYWLKAENDVLILKEPKTKRNVLVWPYKLLRRYGRDRVMFSFEAGRRCDSGPGNFTFETKQGNEIFTLVDQAIQSQKVLAEERHLSCPSNFDPDCPASLQHIRNAVPSGITAGSGDSSSCSSREADGDSGGSKPGSADGVLGKREGGDGGGGRGQGTAGGLKGRSLPEPPAMLEVLGGGVAPPKFPRGQAAAKGLPSADEHAGLYSEPADSVRLPLHSADSLYSDPVDSIKGQSQTGNPSTPPVPNPRLRPVGDETLGSGIQGDHHLGGSNHRKPPDLYSHVYDRISLELSHKTSALSLNGATGGGRGANSNRRPPGGQAEGALSPPAPHLEHIYDEPEGCAKGGASTTTSSGMSIYDEARLEPHSQRRQEEVVAPSGVEGNYSTPSHGKPLDTHRHSPPQLGPSRGTLQPPAPRWPKPVTAPKPARSAFGRKEPVPLPPGKHGGPNVNNNNNIWREGGDKGRELYSRVSKQKPSSANSWYNQHHQAPLRSPDIIYDNLGDI